The Vicia villosa cultivar HV-30 ecotype Madison, WI unplaced genomic scaffold, Vvil1.0 ctg.002494F_1_1, whole genome shotgun sequence genome includes a window with the following:
- the LOC131638964 gene encoding uncharacterized protein LOC131638964, with translation MCEMIARYGKGYKPPSYRDIRGKHLKTKFESINSILVEHKVAWKKFGCTIINDGWTDQKRITIINFLVNSSMGTFFLKSNDASGISKTSDKVFKMLDDIVKEEGVENVVQIITDNAANYKLAGQMLMEKRNMLYWTPYVAHFIDIMLEDFESKIPMHKEIIASGKKITTYIYARTGLITLLHHYTAGVSRMVDSDEKPTMGYIYEAMDQAKEQIQTSYNIKKKNIIDNIWDKQLHRPLHAAGYYLNPMLHYKPNFKADNEVKQVMYACLERMMGGDMGMVNKIDGQLENFKSRKWFFGSEIDQRGLENKTPTQWWESYGDTHPELQNFAIRVLSLTCSSSGCSYEEKKQVETKDYERSCEENAGGNHVNVADLDEDLMQSTGVKSTAHVDEFDVLEIIESDNEEENADEGDEDDNDDNDHGGGDDEISEDEGDDIMGDNPNYRRICDLY, from the exons ATGTGTGAAATGATTGCCCGATATGGTAAAGGATATAAGCCACCATCTTATCGTGACATTCGAGGTAAACATTTAAAGACAAAATTTGAGTCAATAAATAGCATATTGGTGGAGCATAAAGTTGCTTGGAAAAAATTTGGATGTACAATAATAAATGATGGATGGACTGATCAAAAGAGGATAACTATCATAAACTTTTTAGTCAATAGTTCTATGGGAACtttctttttaaaatcaaatgaTGCATCTGGCATTTCAAAGACATCTGATAAAGTTTTCAAAATGCTGGATGACATCGTTAAGGAAGAGGGGGtagaaaatgttgttcaaattaTAACAGACAATGCTGCAAACTACAAGTTGGCTGGACAAATGTTGATGGAAAAGAGGAATATGCTTTATTGGACACCTTATGTAGCTCATTTTATTGATATAATGTTAGAGGATTTTGAGAGCAAGATACCTATGCATAAGGAGATTATTGCTTCGGGTAAAAAGATCACAACTTACATTTATGCTAGGACGGGTCTTATAACTTTGTTGCATCATTATACTGCAGGAG TCTCACGTATGGTGGATTCTGATGAGAAGCCAACCATGGGCTATATCTATGAAGCAATGGATCAAGCAAAAGAGCAAATTCAAACTAGCTAcaatattaagaaaaaaaat ATTATAGATAACATATGGGACAAACAGTTGCATAGGCCTTTGCATGCTGCGGGTTACTATCTTAATCCAATGTTGCATTACAAACCTAATTTCAAAGCAGATAATGAAGTTAAACAAGTGATGTATGCATGTTTAGAAAGGATGATGGGAGGAGACATGGGTATGGTGAATAAAATTGATGGTCAGCTTGAGAATTTTAAGAGTAGAAAATGGTTCTTTGGGAGTGAAATAGATCAACGTGGACTAGAAAACAAGACACCAACTCAATGGTGGGAATCTTACGGTGATACACACCCAGAGTTGCAAAACTTTGCTATTCGTGTGTTAAGTTTGACCTGCAGTTCTTCTGGAT GTTCATACGAAGAAAAGAAACAGGTTGAAACAAAAGACTATGAACGATCTTGT GAAGAAAATGCAGGTGGTAATCATGTAAATGTGGCTGATTTAGATGAAGATTTGATGCAAAGTACTGGTGTTAAATCAACTGCACATGTAGATGAATTTGATGTCCTTGAAATTATAGAAAGTGACAATGAAGAAGAAAATGCAGacgaaggtgatgaagatgataatgatgataatgatcaTGGTGGAGGAGATGAtgagattagtgaagatgaagGAGATGACATCATGGGAGATAATCCAAATTATCGGCGTATTTGTGATTTGTACTAG
- the LOC131638955 gene encoding late embryogenesis abundant protein 3-like — translation MSQEQPQRSQANQFPEQQTIKPRDAALMQATENQALDPDLVFYKNAITIGEALEASPLTPAGDKPLDQSDAAAIQAAEMRATGKNETEPGGLGAIAQSAATRNSRTMPLQKTTLADVVSDAREKLGADKAVTREDAERVIGAELRNKDDMRTTPVGVAASMAGAATLNQYRKSG, via the exons ATGAGTCAAGAACAGCCACAAAGATCACAAGCAAATCAGTTTCCCGAGCAACAAACAATCAAACCAAGAGACGCAGCTCTCATGCAGGCAACAGAGAATCAAGCCTTAGATCCTGATTTGGTTTTTTACAAGAATGCTATAACCATTGGAGAGGCGCTGGAAGCTTCTCCTTTAACTCCAGCTGGTGATAAGCCGTTGGATCAGAGCGATGCCGCTGCTATACAAGCTGCGGAAATGAGAGCCACCGGAAAAAATGAAACTGAGCCGGGTGGGTTGGGAGCCATAGCTCAGTCAGCTGCAACTCGGAACTCTCGTACTATGCCTCTGCAGAAAACAACACTGGCTGATGTTGTATCG GATGCGAGGGAGAAGCTGGGAGCAGACAAGGCTGTAACACGAGAGGACGCGGAGAGAGTGATTGGAGCTGAGCTTAGAAACAAAGATGACATGAGAACTACACCGGTAGGTGTGGCTGCGTCGATGGCAGGAGCCGCCACGCTCAATCAATACAG GAAGAGTGGGTAA